From the Lathyrus oleraceus cultivar Zhongwan6 chromosome 4, CAAS_Psat_ZW6_1.0, whole genome shotgun sequence genome, one window contains:
- the LOC127138060 gene encoding chitinase 2 yields MSEKRSETVRPIIYREYLLKHFPTTVSSEYKPVDFIIGFASEDYNPNGVGTGYFVPTWDLDTFSAEKLKKLKERYPHVRVVISIGGDIGTYSPFNPNDKQVWIAAAVNSLTKIILSYFHPSYNNLIDGIDIHYGDIKSSPEDFSYCIGKVIKSLKTDPRLAINVVSIAPGEYTQSYYQKLYIENQNYIDLVDYLFTNWGYSMEDFVIFYKKLLDDYSHATLLPGYLEPPFLGDKTKEVIMYLVKHNSVPGFFTYPNDNDSSVGPPAPFSFEEDASNTI; encoded by the coding sequence ATGTCTGAAAAGAGAAGTGAAACTGTGAGACCAATCATTTACCGTGAATACCTTTTGAAACACTTCCCAACTACAGTTAGCTCAGAGTACAAACCAGTTGACTTCATAATAGGCTTTGCTAGTGAGGACTATAATCCAAATGGAGTAGGCACAGGATATTTCGTTCCCACCTGGGACCTTGATACTTTCAGTGCTGAAAAGCTGAAAAAACTGAAGGAAAGATATCCACATGTAAGGGTGGTGATAAGCATCGGAGGTGACATTGGAACTTATTCGCCATTCAATCCCAATGATAAACAAGTGTGGATTGCAGCTGCCGTGAATTCACTCACAAAGATCATTCTTAGCTATTTCCACCCCAGCTATAATAACTTGATTGATGGTATTGATATTCACTATGGCGATATCAAATCGAGTCCTGAAGACTTTTCCTACTGTATTGGAAAAGTTATAAAGTCCCTCAAAACTGATCCTCGTCTAGCCATTAACGTGGTGTCCATCGCTCCAGGAGAATACACCCAATCATACTACCAAAAATTGTATATAGAAAACCAAAACTATATTGACCTTGTTGATTACTTGTTCACCAATTGGGGATATTCTATGGAAGATTTTGTCATATTCTATAAAAAACTATTAGATGACTACAGTCATGCTACACTCCTTCCAGGATATCTAGAACCACCTTTTCTGGGTGATAAAACTAAAGAGGTCATCATGTACCTCGTCAAACACAATTCAGTCCCTGGTTTTTTTACATATCCTAATGATAATGACTCTTCTGTTGGTCCTCCTGCCCCTTTCTCTTTTGAGGAAGATGCTTCAAATACTATCTAA
- the LOC127076315 gene encoding uncharacterized protein LOC127076315: MESRSGAGKKRKGDATTSRTVPIQFDHDKFVGPKQAARYIALEKRKILPERRFLINPQGTYRTFAGLIDAKKWDRLISPLEHYDIGTVREFYANALPDDDEPFTWVSRVAGRTIPFDRDAINRILGEPLQLGADQRDQYHTDLRLHRDVAAITTDLLLAGRSVEPNPSGVPVRYHREDMTPMAQLILLLVLTNIQPKSHTSTVPIPVAHLVHSILTNVEIDVARIIANELKTMVESGLKSGARVNCPLAFPCLIMSLCIQARVRLPSRGQVRIPAPIDDRYVAKYCRAKTSGGSAASGSTRAADGPSASSPGLDPYLRAVCDYSFEWMAASQRAMIDMHNSMQRLELQGNDPSGARALLAREQFMLNANWPVDRPVYGEGVDAEAENDDDIDDEGTGSEAGSEEES; this comes from the coding sequence atggagtctagatctggagctggtaagaagagaaaaggagatgcaactacttccaggaccgtgccgattcaattcgaccacgacaagtttgtaggcccgaaacaagcggcacgttacatcgctttggagaagcgaaaaatcCTTCCTGAGAGGCGTTTTCTGATCAACCCGCAGGGCACTTACCgaactttcgccgggttgatagacgccaagaagtgggataggttgataagtcccttGGAGCATTATGACATTGGtacagtgcgggagttttatgctaacgcactgcccgacgacgacgagcccttcacttgggtttctagagttgccgggcgtACTATTCCTTTTGACCGGGATGCGATCAACAGAATcctaggggaaccgctccagctgggagctgatcAGAGAGACCAGTACCACACCGACCTCAGACTTCATCGAGACGTCGCTGCCATTACCACCGACCTGCTTTTGGCTGGGAGatcggttgagccgaacccatctggggttcctgtgagatatcaccgggaggacatgactcccatggctcagctgattctacttctggttttaaccaacatccaacccaaatcacacacctctactgtgccgatcccagtggcacatttagtccattccatcctcactAATGTTGAGAtagatgtggcgaggataatcgccaatgagctgaagactATGGTTGAGAGTGGGCTGAAatcgggggctcgtgtgaattgcCCACTGGCCTtcccgtgtttgattatgagcttatGTATTCAGGCTAGGGTCCGGCTTCCGTCTCGTGGACAGGTTAGAATCCCGGCACCTATAGATGATAGGTATGTGGCTAAGTACTGTAGAGCTAAGACTTCTggtggcagtgcagcctcaggaagtactcgggctgctgatggtcctagtgcttcttctcccggacttgatccgtacctgagggctgtttgtgactacagttttgagtggatggcagcatcccaacgagctatgattgatatgcataacagtatgcagaggttggagctgcaaggtaatgacccctccggtgctcgagcattgttagcgcgtgagcagtttatgctcaacgctaattggcctgtggacaggccagtctatggtgagggggtggacGCTGAAGCTGAGAATGATGATGATATTGATGATGAGGgtaccggttctgaagccggtagtgaagaggagtcttga